One part of the Anaerolineales bacterium genome encodes these proteins:
- a CDS encoding HAD-IIA family hydrolase, whose translation MTPLKALLLDMDGVLWRGTEAIGSVPDNLAAIAAKGLKAAFVTNNATLTVEQYLEKFKKFGAHVQPEQIHTSANSAAHYLHMQYPQGGNVYVIGETGLRQAVESRGFTISDADSIAVIVGLDRELTYEKLRTATLLIAQGAVFIGTNPDRTLPSPAGPVPGAGSILAALQAATGVQPTVIGKPGTVGFLAAMDALGVAPQETMMIGDRVDTDIAGAQAAGCRTGLVLSGITSEAEARAWQPAPDLIAPDLATLLAQLP comes from the coding sequence ATGACTCCCCTCAAAGCCCTGCTCCTGGATATGGACGGCGTGCTGTGGCGCGGCACTGAGGCCATCGGCAGCGTGCCGGACAACCTGGCCGCCATCGCCGCCAAAGGGCTCAAGGCCGCCTTCGTCACCAACAACGCCACGCTCACAGTCGAGCAATATCTTGAGAAGTTCAAAAAGTTTGGCGCACATGTGCAGCCAGAGCAGATCCACACTTCAGCCAATTCGGCTGCGCACTACCTGCACATGCAGTACCCGCAGGGCGGCAATGTCTACGTCATTGGCGAGACTGGGCTGCGCCAAGCGGTCGAGTCGCGCGGCTTCACCATCAGCGACGCTGACTCCATTGCCGTCATCGTTGGCCTCGACCGCGAACTGACGTACGAGAAGCTGCGCACCGCTACCCTACTGATCGCCCAAGGTGCCGTCTTCATCGGCACCAATCCTGACCGCACGCTACCCTCGCCCGCCGGTCCGGTGCCCGGCGCAGGCAGCATCTTGGCCGCCCTGCAGGCAGCCACCGGCGTGCAGCCCACCGTGATCGGCAAGCCCGGCACCGTCGGCTTCCTGGCTGCTATGGACGCGCTGGGCGTGGCTCCGCAGGAAACCATGATGATCGGCGACCGCGTGGACACCGACATTGCCGGCGCCCAGGCGGCTGGCTGCCGCACCGGGCTGGTGCTGAGCGGCATCACCAGCGAAGCCGAGGCACGCGCTTGGCAGCCGGCGCCCGATCTCATCGCGCCTGACCTGGCAACTCTTTTGGCACAACTGCCTTAA
- the rlmN gene encoding 23S rRNA (adenine(2503)-C(2))-methyltransferase RlmN, which translates to MDTRPLIYDLSQQDLAEQLRAWGQPAYRAAQIWDGLYKQLWSKPEDFTNLSKDLRAKLGEHFSFSHLQPSVTLHSTDKQTHKTLFKLPDGNAIETVLMRYDDRDGSQGRRTLCISTQAGCAMGCVFCATGQMGFRRNLTSGEIVEQVLYFARQLKSDGQRVTNVVLMGMGEPFHNYDASLAAIARLNDPDGFGLGSRHFTISTVGLIPAIKRYTSEKHQMGLAISLHAADDELRASMLPVNNRYPIKDLIQACRDYVQGTGRRITFEWALINGVNDTPEQARKLAALLQGLNCHVNVIPLNPTRGYPGQRSTRERVAEFRSILEAAGISCTVRVRRGIDIQAGCGQLAESQAQQPIQISN; encoded by the coding sequence ATGGACACTCGTCCGCTTATCTACGACCTAAGCCAGCAAGACCTGGCCGAGCAGTTGCGCGCCTGGGGCCAACCTGCCTACCGCGCTGCCCAGATCTGGGATGGGCTGTACAAACAACTCTGGTCCAAGCCTGAGGACTTCACCAACCTCTCCAAAGACCTGCGCGCCAAGCTGGGCGAGCATTTCAGTTTCAGCCATCTGCAGCCCAGCGTCACCCTGCACTCTACAGACAAGCAGACCCACAAGACGCTGTTCAAACTGCCGGATGGCAACGCCATCGAAACCGTGCTCATGCGCTATGACGATCGTGACGGTAGCCAGGGCCGCCGCACGCTATGCATCAGCACGCAGGCGGGCTGCGCCATGGGTTGCGTATTCTGCGCAACCGGCCAAATGGGCTTTCGCCGCAACCTCACCAGCGGCGAGATCGTTGAGCAGGTGCTGTACTTTGCCCGCCAGCTAAAAAGCGATGGCCAGCGCGTGACAAACGTGGTGCTTATGGGCATGGGCGAACCATTCCACAACTACGATGCCAGCCTGGCTGCCATCGCCCGCCTGAACGATCCGGATGGTTTCGGCCTGGGGAGCCGGCACTTCACCATCTCGACGGTGGGCCTGATCCCCGCCATCAAGCGCTACACCAGCGAGAAGCATCAAATGGGCCTGGCCATCTCGCTGCACGCTGCAGATGACGAGCTGCGCGCCAGCATGCTGCCGGTCAATAATCGCTACCCCATCAAGGATCTTATCCAGGCCTGCCGCGACTATGTGCAAGGTACCGGGCGGCGCATCACATTCGAGTGGGCGCTGATCAATGGCGTCAATGACACGCCTGAGCAAGCCCGCAAGCTGGCCGCGCTGCTGCAGGGCTTGAACTGCCACGTCAACGTCATTCCGCTCAATCCCACGCGCGGCTACCCTGGCCAGCGTTCGACCCGCGAGCGCGTCGCCGAGTTCCGTAGCATCCTGGAGGCCGCTGGCATCTCCTGCACTGTGCGCGTGCGCCGCGGCATTGATATCCAGGCAGGCTGCGGCCAGCTGGCCGAATCTCAGGCGCAGCAGCCTATTCAAATCAGCAACTAA
- a CDS encoding NIL domain-containing protein: MTEQVVRLIYPPAAVNTPVVTQLIRNFVGLTVNILQAQVNPTQGWLEVQLVGSSAIIESSIDWLRSQGIEVQVLGH; the protein is encoded by the coding sequence ATGACTGAACAAGTCGTGCGCCTTATCTATCCGCCTGCAGCGGTCAATACCCCAGTTGTGACTCAGTTGATTCGCAATTTTGTTGGGCTGACTGTCAACATCCTGCAGGCCCAGGTGAACCCCACCCAAGGCTGGCTTGAAGTGCAGCTGGTGGGCAGCTCGGCCATCATCGAGTCTTCGATCGATTGGCTGAGGTCGCAGGGAATTGAGGTGCAAGTCTTGGGGCATTAG
- the mgtE gene encoding magnesium transporter, translated as MNDRVPDFELELERIQELLRDEKITEALEVFKGLNLGDQIEAYNQLSEEHQEEFVSLLPPEDVAELFNRLSDAQAVDAAEHLSTETLSEILDEMQPDQVADILGDLPPEQANEALQQMEDPEDVIPLLGYPDETAGGRMTTEYIAMRRHTTATQAIDFLRQIHPDHEVPYYVFVIDRERRLCGVVGMRELVVASPTKLVEDLMDPEVIFVTAGTDQEDVARTMSNNNLSAIPVVNDNGEMLGVITLDDVIDVLKEEAGEDILQLGGVEPGPLLDVPYWSQKISQVVRSRFTWLLTLFIAETLTGTVMRHYDEEIKTVVSLAFFVPLLIGTGGNAGSQTVATIIRGMALGEVKRSELLWVLWKEFRTGIALGVLLGIVGYARALLWGVDWHLAVTVALTIAIICVWANSVAATIPMLADKLGIDPTIISGPFMSTLIDATGLIIYFTLAAWILPQL; from the coding sequence ATGAACGACCGAGTGCCTGATTTCGAACTCGAACTGGAGCGCATCCAGGAGCTATTACGAGACGAGAAGATAACAGAGGCACTCGAAGTGTTTAAGGGCCTCAACCTCGGTGACCAGATCGAGGCATACAACCAGCTATCCGAAGAGCATCAGGAGGAGTTTGTGAGCCTCCTGCCGCCGGAGGATGTCGCTGAGCTGTTCAACCGCCTGAGCGATGCCCAAGCAGTTGACGCCGCCGAGCACTTATCCACCGAAACGCTCTCCGAAATTCTTGATGAAATGCAGCCTGACCAGGTTGCAGACATTCTGGGTGACCTGCCCCCAGAGCAGGCCAACGAAGCCCTCCAGCAGATGGAGGACCCGGAAGACGTCATCCCCCTGCTGGGCTATCCGGACGAGACGGCCGGCGGCCGTATGACCACTGAGTACATCGCCATGCGCCGCCACACCACCGCTACGCAAGCCATCGACTTCCTGCGCCAGATCCATCCTGACCACGAGGTGCCGTACTACGTCTTCGTGATCGACCGGGAGCGCCGCCTGTGTGGCGTAGTGGGCATGCGTGAGCTTGTGGTGGCCTCACCCACTAAGCTGGTCGAAGACCTGATGGACCCCGAAGTCATCTTTGTCACTGCAGGCACGGATCAGGAAGATGTGGCCCGCACGATGAGCAATAACAATCTCTCGGCCATTCCCGTAGTGAACGACAATGGCGAGATGCTGGGCGTCATCACCCTGGATGACGTGATCGATGTGCTAAAAGAAGAAGCCGGCGAGGACATTCTGCAGCTGGGTGGTGTGGAGCCTGGCCCGTTGCTGGATGTGCCATATTGGTCACAGAAAATATCGCAGGTGGTGCGCTCGCGCTTTACATGGCTGCTGACGCTTTTCATCGCCGAGACCCTGACGGGTACGGTGATGCGCCATTACGACGAAGAGATCAAGACCGTCGTCTCTTTGGCATTCTTCGTGCCGCTGCTGATCGGCACAGGCGGCAACGCCGGCTCACAAACTGTGGCCACCATCATTCGCGGCATGGCCCTGGGCGAGGTCAAACGCAGCGAGCTGCTGTGGGTGCTGTGGAAGGAGTTCCGCACCGGGATTGCCCTCGGCGTTTTGCTGGGCATTGTAGGCTATGCGCGCGCCCTGTTGTGGGGCGTGGATTGGCACCTGGCGGTTACCGTGGCGCTCACCATCGCCATCATCTGCGTATGGGCCAACTCGGTTGCCGCCACGATCCCCATGCTGGCCGACAAGCTGGGCATCGACCCCACCATCATCTCCGGCCCATTCATGTCTACACTGATCGATGCCACCGGCTTGATCATCTACTTCACGCTGGCGGCCTGGATCTTGCCACAGCTCTAG
- a CDS encoding class I SAM-dependent methyltransferase, which produces MLRVFFYLLYQPMAWSYDAVAWLVSLGRWRSWVNSVLTELGSGRILELGHGPGHLQVAMRNAGQTPFGIDLSAQMGKLAARRMQAARYRPLLVRADGRRLPFAPRAFQHVVATFPTEYIVQASTLAEARRTLAAGGSLVLLPAAWITGGDWLSRAAAWLFRVTGQAGEWNISFSATIRQQGFSVQEKRITSPGSEVMLLVCKPQ; this is translated from the coding sequence TTGCTGCGCGTCTTTTTCTACCTGCTCTACCAGCCGATGGCGTGGAGCTATGACGCGGTGGCCTGGCTGGTGTCTCTGGGCCGCTGGCGCAGCTGGGTGAATAGCGTGCTGACCGAACTCGGGTCAGGACGCATTCTGGAGCTAGGCCATGGCCCCGGCCATTTGCAAGTGGCTATGCGCAATGCAGGCCAAACGCCGTTCGGCATTGACCTCAGTGCGCAGATGGGCAAGCTGGCCGCTCGCCGCATGCAGGCAGCCCGCTACCGCCCGCTGCTGGTACGCGCTGATGGACGCAGGCTGCCTTTCGCTCCCCGCGCGTTTCAGCACGTCGTTGCCACCTTCCCCACCGAATATATAGTCCAAGCCAGTACGCTGGCAGAGGCACGACGCACACTGGCTGCTGGCGGCAGCCTGGTGCTGCTGCCAGCAGCCTGGATCACAGGCGGCGATTGGCTTAGCCGCGCCGCAGCTTGGCTGTTTCGCGTCACTGGCCAGGCAGGTGAATGGAACATCAGCTTCAGCGCGACCATTCGTCAGCAAGGCTTCAGCGTGCAAGAGAAACGCATTACGTCGCCCGGCTCAGAAGTTATGCTGCTGGTTTGCAAGCCGCAATGA
- a CDS encoding SpoIIE family protein phosphatase, whose translation MEIQIGVAKINKYAMSESGDTLEVVERPAGGMSVVLADGQRSGKSAKFISTMVVRKVIALLAEGVRDGAAARAASDYLYTHRNGQVQSTLNIVSIELDNRCLLITRNNPLPVLVYQDQTVRMLDERSDAVGLRRETRPVLTRLELQPGLTIAVFTDGLPFAGERSSQPMDIPAAFSRLVDAGASPQAVADGLMAEALTLESNRPGDDISVLVVGVREGTPGDQVRRMSVHLPLGPG comes from the coding sequence ATGGAAATCCAGATCGGCGTTGCCAAGATCAACAAATACGCCATGTCCGAAAGCGGGGACACGCTCGAAGTTGTAGAGCGCCCGGCGGGCGGCATGTCGGTAGTGTTGGCCGACGGCCAGCGTTCCGGCAAAAGCGCCAAGTTCATCTCCACCATGGTGGTGCGCAAGGTCATTGCCCTGCTGGCCGAGGGCGTGCGTGACGGCGCAGCGGCGCGCGCCGCTTCCGACTACCTCTATACCCATCGCAACGGCCAGGTGCAGTCCACGCTCAACATCGTCTCGATCGAGCTGGACAACCGCTGCCTGCTGATCACGCGCAACAACCCGCTGCCCGTGCTGGTGTATCAGGACCAGACAGTGCGCATGCTGGACGAGCGCAGCGACGCGGTGGGCCTGCGGCGGGAGACCCGCCCGGTACTGACCCGGCTGGAGCTGCAGCCGGGCCTGACGATCGCCGTGTTCACAGATGGCCTGCCTTTCGCCGGCGAACGCAGCAGCCAGCCTATGGATATTCCCGCCGCGTTCAGCCGCCTGGTGGACGCCGGCGCCAGCCCGCAGGCGGTAGCCGATGGGCTGATGGCCGAGGCATTGACGCTGGAGAGCAACCGCCCCGGCGACGACATCAGCGTCCTGGTGGTCGGCGTGCGGGAGGGCACCCCCGGCGACCAGGTACGCCGCATGTCTGTGCATTTGCCGCTTGGCCCCGGATAG
- a CDS encoding prepilin peptidase, whose product MLFIGILLGLLSGLVVNYLADVLPAERRLARPAWWPLTAQSLGEYIHSARKFVVHIVLLLACVYVFQNPPADFSPYLLSLVLSYFTLVAVIDIEHRLVLHPVSIFGALALGAIGVMRHELLPTLAGGAAGFLLMLGLYFSGELIGRLLARLRKQSWQETALGFGDVNLAGVIGLLMGWPAVMPALFAGVLLAGMYSLAFVFISLLRGRYSMFASIPYAPFLCAGAVLVVLLGVYNVAL is encoded by the coding sequence ATGCTTTTTATTGGCATCCTTCTCGGCCTGCTGTCCGGCCTGGTCGTCAATTACCTGGCCGATGTGCTGCCTGCCGAGCGTCGGCTGGCGCGGCCGGCCTGGTGGCCGCTGACCGCACAGTCGCTTGGGGAGTACATTCATTCGGCGCGCAAGTTTGTCGTCCACATTGTGCTGCTGCTGGCCTGCGTGTACGTGTTCCAAAACCCGCCGGCGGATTTTTCTCCATACCTGCTGTCACTTGTACTCAGCTACTTCACACTGGTCGCCGTCATTGATATTGAACATCGCCTGGTGCTCCACCCAGTGAGCATCTTCGGCGCGCTGGCATTGGGAGCGATTGGCGTGATGCGCCACGAGCTGCTGCCTACGCTGGCGGGTGGGGCGGCTGGCTTCCTGCTGATGCTGGGCCTGTATTTTTCCGGTGAGCTGATCGGCCGCCTGCTGGCCCGCCTTCGTAAGCAAAGCTGGCAGGAGACTGCTCTGGGTTTTGGCGATGTCAATCTGGCGGGTGTGATCGGCCTGCTGATGGGCTGGCCGGCGGTGATGCCGGCCCTGTTCGCCGGCGTGCTGCTGGCAGGCATGTACAGCTTGGCGTTTGTATTCATCAGTCTGCTGCGCGGGCGCTATTCCATGTTTGCATCCATCCCGTATGCACCGTTCTTGTGTGCAGGAGCGGTGCTGGTTGTGCTGTTGGGTGTATATAACGTAGCTTTGTGA
- the trxA gene encoding thioredoxin, whose translation MINEPIHVTDEAFEKAVLQSDTPVVVDFWAPWCGPCRAVAPILDKFAGEYAGKVVIAKVNTDENPQWAGQFDVRGIPTMLFVANGKLVHRQVGALPEPMLRELFDQFVDVASRPAAEAN comes from the coding sequence ATGATCAACGAACCTATTCATGTAACTGACGAAGCCTTCGAGAAGGCCGTTTTGCAGTCCGATACCCCGGTAGTGGTGGATTTTTGGGCGCCCTGGTGTGGCCCCTGCCGTGCCGTAGCCCCTATCCTGGATAAATTTGCCGGTGAGTACGCTGGCAAAGTGGTGATCGCCAAGGTCAACACCGACGAGAACCCTCAGTGGGCTGGCCAGTTTGATGTGCGCGGCATCCCCACCATGTTGTTCGTCGCCAACGGCAAGCTGGTCCACCGCCAGGTGGGCGCGCTGCCCGAGCCTATGCTGCGCGAACTCTTCGACCAGTTCGTAGACGTGGCCTCTCGCCCGGCTGCCGAAGCCAACTAA
- a CDS encoding segregation/condensation protein A, with protein sequence MVSLLHRDAPQPYTVDTPVYQGPLDLLLQLIERAELDITKLALAQVTDQFLGYMRTLQELKAERVSEFLVVAARLMQIKSEALLPRPVVRQPDEEDPGEALVQQLLLYKRFKELASLLTLRQDDAMRSYLRMASPPKVEGRLDLSGMTAEDVYRAAMKVYAKADARAPLRTVVAAPRVTIREKIKAIAEAMRHKTVTTFRELVAKTPDRLHVVVTFLAMLELVRRYRIAAKQDELFQEIELRRDDNWNETLDFELEFTE encoded by the coding sequence GTGGTTTCCCTTCTGCATCGAGACGCCCCCCAACCCTACACTGTAGACACGCCGGTATACCAAGGTCCGCTGGATCTGCTGCTGCAACTGATCGAACGCGCTGAGCTGGATATTACCAAACTGGCGTTGGCGCAGGTGACAGACCAGTTCCTGGGCTACATGCGCACCCTGCAGGAACTCAAAGCCGAGCGCGTGTCCGAGTTCCTGGTGGTGGCCGCGCGCCTGATGCAGATCAAGTCAGAGGCGCTGCTGCCGCGCCCGGTTGTGCGCCAACCAGACGAAGAAGACCCCGGCGAAGCGCTGGTGCAGCAGCTATTGCTGTACAAGCGCTTCAAAGAGCTGGCCAGTTTGCTAACCCTGCGCCAGGATGATGCCATGCGCAGCTACCTGCGCATGGCATCGCCGCCCAAGGTGGAAGGCCGCCTGGACCTGAGTGGCATGACCGCCGAGGACGTGTACCGCGCGGCGATGAAGGTGTATGCCAAGGCCGACGCGCGTGCGCCGCTGCGCACGGTGGTGGCCGCGCCGCGGGTGACGATTCGCGAGAAGATCAAGGCCATCGCCGAGGCAATGCGCCACAAGACTGTGACGACGTTCCGCGAGCTGGTGGCAAAAACGCCCGACCGTTTGCATGTGGTGGTTACTTTTCTGGCGATGCTGGAGCTGGTGCGCCGCTACCGCATTGCGGCCAAGCAGGATGAGCTCTTTCAGGAGATCGAGCTGCGCCGCGATGACAATTGGAACGAGACGCTGGACTTTGAGTTGGAGTTCACCGAGTAA
- a CDS encoding GIY-YIG nuclease family protein, which yields MPYYVYIMANRTRTIYTGITSNLEGRVNQHKNKLIEGFTKKYEITKLVYYEEHPTAFDAIAREKQIKAYRREKKTALINTTNPQWNDLAEDW from the coding sequence ATGCCCTACTATGTCTACATCATGGCCAACCGGACGCGTACAATTTACACGGGCATCACAAGCAACCTGGAAGGCCGAGTTAACCAGCACAAAAACAAGCTCATTGAAGGATTTACCAAGAAATACGAGATTACTAAACTGGTTTATTATGAGGAGCATCCCACTGCGTTTGATGCAATTGCGCGTGAGAAGCAAATCAAAGCGTACCGTCGAGAAAAGAAGACTGCGCTCATTAACACCACCAATCCGCAATGGAATGACCTGGCTGAGGACTGGTAA
- a CDS encoding cytochrome c has product MVALGFLAPGLLAACGGPPDTSLPTEPVVQLSPQEEAGKRLFSQYCGACHSIVGQANIVGPAMTGIATRAETRIEGMSAHDYLIESILDPGAYLVPGFDNLMPSTWGTTLTGEEMDAIIAFMLTLK; this is encoded by the coding sequence GTGGTAGCTCTCGGTTTTCTGGCACCCGGCCTGCTGGCCGCCTGCGGGGGGCCGCCGGATACTTCGCTGCCCACTGAGCCGGTTGTACAACTCAGCCCGCAGGAAGAAGCTGGTAAGCGTCTGTTCAGCCAGTACTGCGGCGCGTGCCACAGCATCGTGGGCCAGGCCAACATCGTTGGCCCGGCCATGACGGGTATTGCCACCCGCGCCGAGACGCGCATTGAGGGCATGAGTGCGCACGATTATCTGATCGAATCCATCCTTGACCCTGGCGCTTATCTCGTGCCCGGCTTCGATAATCTGATGCCCAGCACCTGGGGCACCACCCTGACCGGCGAAGAGATGGACGCCATCATCGCCTTTATGCTCACGCTCAAATAG
- a CDS encoding right-handed parallel beta-helix repeat-containing protein: MKTLLTWVLRILGLLLGVLLIALAVAAFTPVPRDVLPAVYGAGASSVQPSTTGLLRAFPELNSPVDNPQTPEKAELGRLLFFDPVLSENNEMSCASCHHPDLGFSDGMQLAQGVNGEVQRNALSLWNVGFNAHFFWDGRAATLEDQVLVPLEHPNEMQVSDRGSLEAELTAIPAYVDLFDAAFPGEPISTLNVQRALAAFERTLISNNSPFDAYAAGQLDALTASQRRGFAIFRSAATRCFECHSAPTFANDTFRITGVADLDGQEHDPGRSAVGDAPDGAFKVPTLRNIVLSAPYMHNGIFSSLEEVIDFYAAGGGRADGVENVDPLIRAFQLTDQEKTDLIAFLYSLTDESNLPEIPREVPSGLPVVSPMRNIERETATETNAVANGETVGSGSGQQIEVQAGETIQAAVDRARSGDTVLIPYGVYNERVVVDLNDITILGVPNEAGENPILDGQGKLTEAVIASGSDFEIGYLTVKNYTDNGVIVEGVTNVYMHHIYAENTGTYGLYPVQSTGVLIEHSEVTGADDAGIYAGQSEDVVIRHNIVHGNVLGIEAENTVGAELYGNHAYNNTCGILVVVLPHLTSKVSLNTVVYDNLIEANNHSNFAKEGTAAAIMPPGTGIALIGSDNVEVYNNTIRDNNTGGIGIFSLTIAFDKNEIDVGDRPENIHIYDNVLSGNGKQPDPFLAQLGVPGSDILWDVSGAGLRVDQPEGISIFPPLLPTSTWGDWAYNMYWNALNFLVGLVS, translated from the coding sequence ATGAAGACACTACTCACCTGGGTTCTGCGCATCCTCGGCCTGTTGCTGGGCGTGCTGCTCATTGCGCTGGCCGTGGCCGCCTTCACCCCCGTGCCGCGGGATGTGCTGCCCGCCGTGTACGGCGCCGGAGCCAGCTCCGTGCAGCCCTCCACCACGGGCCTGCTGCGCGCCTTCCCTGAGCTCAATTCCCCGGTAGACAATCCGCAAACGCCGGAAAAAGCCGAACTGGGCCGCCTACTATTCTTCGACCCGGTGCTGTCTGAGAACAACGAGATGAGCTGCGCCAGCTGTCACCATCCCGACCTCGGCTTTTCTGACGGCATGCAACTGGCCCAGGGTGTGAATGGCGAAGTACAGCGCAACGCGCTCAGCTTATGGAATGTAGGCTTCAACGCCCACTTCTTCTGGGATGGCCGCGCCGCCACCCTCGAGGACCAGGTGCTGGTGCCCCTTGAGCACCCCAACGAGATGCAGGTCAGCGACCGCGGCTCGTTGGAAGCTGAGCTGACCGCCATCCCTGCCTATGTGGACCTGTTCGATGCCGCCTTCCCCGGCGAGCCGATCAGCACGCTCAACGTGCAGCGCGCACTGGCCGCTTTCGAGCGCACGCTCATCAGCAACAACAGCCCGTTTGATGCATACGCCGCCGGCCAGCTGGATGCGCTCACCGCCAGCCAGCGCCGCGGCTTCGCCATCTTCCGCTCGGCGGCCACGCGTTGCTTCGAGTGCCACAGCGCGCCTACCTTCGCCAACGACACCTTCCGCATCACTGGCGTAGCCGACCTCGACGGCCAGGAGCACGACCCTGGCCGCTCCGCGGTGGGCGATGCGCCGGATGGCGCCTTCAAGGTGCCGACCTTGCGCAACATCGTGCTCAGCGCGCCGTATATGCACAACGGCATCTTCTCCAGCCTGGAAGAAGTCATTGACTTCTACGCAGCTGGCGGCGGGCGTGCCGACGGCGTTGAGAATGTAGACCCGCTCATCCGCGCTTTTCAACTCACCGATCAGGAAAAGACCGACCTGATCGCTTTCCTCTACAGCCTGACCGACGAGAGCAACCTGCCGGAGATCCCGCGCGAGGTGCCCTCCGGCCTGCCGGTGGTCTCGCCGATGCGCAACATCGAGCGTGAAACTGCCACCGAGACGAATGCCGTCGCCAACGGCGAGACCGTGGGCAGCGGCAGCGGCCAGCAGATCGAAGTGCAGGCTGGCGAAACCATCCAGGCTGCGGTGGACCGCGCTCGCTCGGGTGACACGGTGCTGATCCCCTACGGCGTGTACAACGAACGCGTCGTGGTGGATCTCAATGACATTACGATCTTGGGTGTGCCCAACGAAGCGGGCGAAAACCCGATCCTGGACGGCCAGGGCAAGCTGACCGAAGCGGTCATTGCCTCAGGCAGTGACTTTGAGATCGGCTACCTGACCGTCAAGAACTACACCGACAACGGCGTCATCGTGGAGGGTGTGACCAACGTCTACATGCACCACATCTACGCCGAGAACACCGGCACCTACGGTCTGTACCCTGTACAGAGCACCGGCGTGCTGATCGAACACAGCGAGGTGACCGGCGCAGATGACGCTGGCATCTATGCCGGCCAGAGCGAGGATGTAGTGATCCGCCACAACATCGTGCACGGCAACGTGCTGGGCATCGAGGCCGAGAACACGGTGGGCGCCGAACTGTATGGTAACCACGCCTACAACAACACCTGTGGCATCCTGGTTGTGGTGCTGCCCCACCTCACCTCAAAAGTCTCGCTCAACACGGTGGTGTACGACAACCTCATCGAGGCCAACAACCACAGCAACTTTGCCAAAGAAGGCACGGCCGCGGCCATCATGCCGCCGGGCACCGGCATCGCTTTGATCGGCTCGGACAATGTTGAGGTCTACAACAACACCATCCGCGACAACAACACCGGCGGCATCGGCATCTTCAGCCTCACCATCGCCTTCGACAAGAACGAGATCGACGTCGGCGACCGCCCCGAGAACATTCACATCTACGACAATGTGCTGAGCGGCAACGGCAAGCAGCCTGACCCGTTCCTGGCTCAGCTGGGCGTGCCAGGCTCCGACATCCTGTGGGATGTCAGCGGCGCCGGCCTGCGCGTGGACCAGCCGGAGGGTATCAGCATCTTCCCGCCGCTGCTGCCCACCTCCACCTGGGGTGATTGGGCCTACAACATGTACTGGAACGCGCTTAACTTCCTCGTCGGTCTGGTGAGCTAG
- a CDS encoding 30S ribosomal protein S6 — MRKYEVTFIAHPDLDGEAFKALNEQVQGWISNAGGKIEKTDVWGKRKLAYPIKKQAEGQYVLLHADMDPASCAELERQFRLQESVMRFLIVAVDED, encoded by the coding sequence ATGCGCAAGTACGAAGTGACTTTTATTGCCCACCCCGACCTTGACGGCGAGGCCTTCAAGGCGCTCAACGAGCAAGTCCAGGGCTGGATCTCCAACGCCGGCGGCAAGATCGAGAAGACCGATGTGTGGGGCAAGCGCAAGCTGGCCTACCCCATCAAGAAGCAGGCTGAAGGCCAGTATGTTCTGCTGCATGCAGATATGGACCCGGCCTCCTGCGCCGAACTCGAGCGCCAGTTCCGCCTGCAAGAATCCGTCATGCGCTTCCTCATCGTGGCGGTAGACGAGGACTAA
- the ssb gene encoding single-stranded DNA-binding protein yields the protein MSRGLNKVMLIGHLGRDPELRYTPGNRAVASFSLASSQSWTTAEGEKRTETEWFKVVAWAGLAEFANQYLKKGQQVYIEGRLKTRRWKDEQGNPRSVVEVVAREILMLSERREKLEPEAEASFPEDNYPEGEEDEFPF from the coding sequence ATGAGCCGCGGCCTCAACAAAGTGATGCTTATCGGCCACCTGGGCCGAGACCCTGAGTTGCGCTACACGCCCGGCAACCGGGCGGTAGCCAGCTTCAGCCTGGCCAGCAGCCAAAGCTGGACCACGGCTGAAGGCGAAAAGCGCACCGAGACCGAATGGTTCAAAGTAGTGGCCTGGGCCGGCCTGGCGGAATTTGCCAACCAGTACCTGAAAAAAGGCCAGCAAGTCTACATTGAAGGCCGGCTGAAGACGCGGCGCTGGAAAGATGAGCAGGGAAACCCGCGCAGCGTTGTGGAAGTGGTTGCGCGTGAGATCCTGATGCTTAGCGAGCGCCGCGAAAAGCTGGAGCCTGAAGCCGAGGCCAGCTTCCCTGAAGACAATTACCCAGAAGGCGAAGAAGACGAGTTTCCCTTCTAG